From one Lycium barbarum isolate Lr01 chromosome 6, ASM1917538v2, whole genome shotgun sequence genomic stretch:
- the LOC132644493 gene encoding FT-interacting protein 1: MRLIVEVIDAHDLMPKDGEGSASPFVEVDFDNQLSKTRTVPKNLNPNWNHKLIFHLDDIKNHRYKYIEVSVYHERRPIPGRNFLGRVRIPCSNIVKKGEEVYQRFQLERKWFSSFVKGEIGLKIYISPQSDPNLYPQKSSIQPTPKSSSPPNIPSIENPENLDNPPSSLPAPEVSALDTPKASNSSEVLKTENAAISAADQSSSFAVVEKPGHLTPSEQATESVQHIEERSQFIFKHQAMQQPVISIRKRPGFQPPMHHQADHPQAIHSHPPVQPKMQHQVEHHRPIHSHLGVQPPMQHQVDHPRTMHNHPNDEYELKDTNTQLGQQWPRGGGYGGRGWMNSDRHASTYDLVEQMFYLYVRVVKSKDLQPSVLTGSCDPYVEVKLGNYKGRTKHFDKKMNPEWNQVFAFSKDRIQSSVLEVYVKDKDMMGRDDNLGRVVFDLNEVPTRVPPDSPLAPQWYRLEDRRGEGKVRGEIMLAVWMGTQADEAFSDAWHADAAFVHGEGVMSVRSKVYVSPKLWYLRVNVIEAQDIIPNDQSRLPEVFVKAQVGNQVLKTNICPARTANPMWNEDLVFVAAEPFEEDLVLSIEDHVHPMKDEILGRISFPLNTFDKRLDHRPVHSRWFNLEKFGFGSLEVDRRKELKFSSRVHLRVCLEGGYHVLDESAMYISDQRPTARQLWKPPVGILEVGILGAEGLLPMKMKDSRGSTDAYCVAKYGQKWVRTRTILDTFSPKWNEQYTWEVYDPCTVITLGVFDNCHLGVEKPGIGAARDSRIGKVRIRLSTLESHRIYTHSYPLLVLHPSGVKKMGELQLAVRFTSLSLANMLHTYGLPLLPKMHYLHPFTVNQVDNLRYQAMSIVAVRLARAEPPLRKEIVEYMLDVDSHMWSMRRSKANFFRIMSLLSSIISVNRWFGDVCHWKNPVTSVLVHILFLILIWYPELILPTLFLYMFLIGLWNYRFRPRHPPHMDTKLSWAEHVHPDELDEEFDTFPTSRPQDIARMRYDRLRSVAGRIQTVVGDVATQGERLQGVLSWRDPRATSLFIMFSLFTAVMLYVTPFRVVALVAGLYMLRHPRFRSKMPSVPSNFFKRLPARTDSML, from the coding sequence atgagGCTCATAGTAGAAGTAATAGATGCTCATGATCTTATGCCCAAAGATGGTGAAGGATCAGCAAGTCCATTTGTAGAAGTTGATTTTGATAACCAACTTAGCAAAACTAGAACAGTCCCAAAGAATCTCAACCCCAATTGGAACCATAAACTTATCTTCCATCTTGATGATATAAAAAACCATCGATACAAATACATTGAAGTTTCCGTGTATCATGAGAGAAGGCCTATTCCGGGAAGAAACTTTCTTGGAAGGGTGAGAATTCCTTGCTCAAATATAGTCAAGAAAGGGGAAGAAGTTTATCAAAGATTCCAACTTGAAAGGAAATGGTTTTCCTCATTTGTTAAAGGAGAGATCGGCCTCAAAATATACATTTCACCACAATCTGATCCAAATTTATATCCTCAAAAATCTTCTATCCAGCCAACCCCAAAATCTTCTAGTCCTCCAAATATTCCTTCCATAGAAAATCCAGAAAATTTAGATAATCCACCAAGTTCACTTCCTGCCCCTGAAGTTTCTGCTCTTGATACTCCTAAAGCTAGTAATAGTTCAGAAGTACTAAAAACTGAAAACGCTGCAATTTCTGCGGCTGATCAGTCTTCTAGCTTTGCTGTAGTAGAAAAACCCGGTCATCTTACTCCAAGTGAGCAGGCCACAGAATCAGTTCAGCACATTGAAGAAAGATCTCAATTCATTTTCAAGCATCAAGCTATGCAGCAGCCAGTCATATCAATAAGGAAGAGACCAGGTTTCCAACCACCAATGCACCATCAAGCAGACCACCCCCAAGCTATTCATAGCCACCCACCTGTACAACCGAAAATGCAGCATCAAGTAGAGCACCACCGACCTATCCATAGCCACCTGGGTGTCCAACCACCAATGCAGCATCAAGTAGACCACCCCCGAACGATGCATAACCACCCTAACGATGAGTATGAGCTGAAGGACACGAATACTCAGCTTGGTCAGCAGTGGCCACGTGGCGGAGGATATGGAGGAAGAGGATGGATGAATAGTGATAGACATGCAAGCACATACGACCTTGTGGAGCAGATGTTTTATCTTTATGTTCGAGTTGTTAAGTCCAAAGATCTTCAACCAAGTGTCCTCACCGGTAGCTGTGATCCATATGTGGAAGTGAAGCTAGGGAATTACAAAGGAAGGACAAAACATTTTGATAAGAAAATGAATCCTGAGTGGAACCAGGTATTTGCTTTCTCTAAAGATCGAATTCAGTCTTCAGTTCTTGAAGTGTACGTGAAGGATAAAGATATGATGGGAAGAGATGATAATCTTGGAAGGGTGGTTTTTGACTTGAATGAGGTCCCAACAAGAGTTCCTCCTGATAGTCCCTTGGCTCCTCAATGGTACAGACTGGAGGATCGACGAGGAGAAGGGAAAGTAAGAGGGGAAATCATGCTTGCTGTTTGGATGGGAACACAAGCCGATGAAGCATTTTCAGATGCTTGGCATGCAGATGCTGCCTTTGTTCATGGAGAGGGAGTTATGAGTGTCAGGTCCAAAGTTTACGTCTCTCCAAAACTTTGGTACCTGAGAGTAAATGTTATTGAAGCTCAAGATATCATCCCGAATGACCAGAGCCGCCTACCTGAAGTTTTTGTGAAAGCTCAGGTGGGAAATCAGGTGCTCAAGACCAATATATGTCCTGCTCGAACAGCAAATCCAATGTGGAATGAAGATTTGGTTTTTGTAGCTGCTGAGCCTTTTGAGGAGGATCTAGTCCTCAGCATTGAGGACCATGTTCACCCTATGAAAGATGAGATTCTTGGAAGGATAAGTTTCCCACTGAACACATTCGACAAGAGGCTTGACCACCGGCCTGTCCATTCTCGGTGGTTCAACCTTGAGAAGTTTGGTTTTGGTTCCTTGGAAGTTGACAGGAGGAAAGAGCTCAAGTTTTCAAGCAGAGTTCACCTGAGAGTATGTCTAGAAGGTGGATATCATGTGCTGGATGAATCAGCCATGTACATAAGTGATCAAAGGCCAACAGCAAGACAACTGTGGAAGCCACCAGTGGGAATATTGGAAGTTGGCATATTAGGTGCAGAAGGGCTTCTTCCAATGAAGATGAAGGATAGCAGAGGAAGCACAGATGCCTATTGTGTGGCAAAATATGGTCAGAAATGGGTAAGGACAAGAACCATTCTTGACACTTTCAGCCCCAAATGGAATGAGCAATACACATGGGAAGTTTATGATCCTTGCACAGTTATCACATTGGGAGTCTTTGATAACTGCCACTTAGGAGTTGAGAAGCCAGGGATTGGAGCAGCACGAGACTCGCGAATTGGGAAGGTGCGTATAAGATTATCAACGTTGGAATCTCATAGAATTTACACTCATTCTTATCCCCTTCTTGTTCTGCACCCATCAGGGGTTAAGAAAATGGGGGAACTTCAATTGGCAGTGAGATTCACAAGCCTCTCTTTAGCCAACATGTTACATACTTATGGCCTCCCTTTGCTTCCCAAAATGCACTACCTTCATCCCTTCACTGTCAACCAAGTAGACAACTTGAGATACCAAGCTATGAGCATTGTTGCTGTTAGGCTTGCTAGAGCGGAACCACCACTCAGGAAAGAAATTGTAGAGTACATGTTAGATGTTGATTCCCACATGTGGAGTATGAGAAGAAGCAAGGCTAATTTCTTTAGGATCATGTCACTTCTTTCGAGCATAATCTCTGTTAATCGATGGTTTGGTGATGTTTGTCACTGGAAAAATCCAGTCACATCAGTCTTGGTTCACATCCTCTTCTTGATACTGATCTGGTATCCGGAGTTGATTCTGCCAACTCTGTTTCTCTACATGTTCCTCATTGGACTATGGAACTATCGGTTCCGGCCAAGGCACCCTCCTCACATGGACACTAAGCTTTCATGGGCAGAACATGTACACCCTGATGAGCTTGATGAAGAATTCGACACATTCCCAACGTCTAGGCCCCAAGACATTGCTCGAATGAGGTACGATAGGCTCAGAAGTGTGGCCGGGAGGATTCAGACCGTGGTCGGGGACGTAGCAACACAAGGGGAGAGGCTGCAGGGAGTGCTAAGCTGGAGAGATCCAAGAGCAACCAGTTTGTTTATCATGTTCAGTCTTTTCACAGCAGTTATGCTTTATGTGACTCCCTTCAGAGTAGTGGCTTTAGTTGCTGGACTATACATGCTAAGGCATCCCAGGTTCAGAAGCAAGATGCCTTCTGTTCCCAGCAACTTCTTTAAGAGATTACCAGCTAGAACAGATAGCATGCTGTGA
- the LOC132599773 gene encoding uncharacterized protein LOC132599773: MKMQAGMLTQKRCGPNNRRYQTADWIFLFEFNEKKLLDSALSSTPFQDVLENLKWTMRSTCLMICLAPENLSFYYGHRQLRLTCLYTFLLSLTKEYIHILLLYIPKSEYS; the protein is encoded by the exons ATGTGGACCAAATAATAGAAGGTATCAAACTGCGGATTGGATTTTTCTTTTTGAATTCAATGAGAAGAAACTACTGGACTCTGCTCTCTCCTCTACCCCCTTTCAAGATGTCTTG GAAAATCTGAAGTGGACCATGCGCTCAACGTGTTTGATGATATGTCTGGCACCGGAAAACTTGAGTTTTTACTATGGCCATCGTCAATTGCGCCTTACCTGCTTATATACATTCTTGCTCTCTCTTACTAAGGAGTATATACATATACTACTGTTGTATATTCCTAAAAGTGAATATTCGTGA